One window of the Chitinophaga niabensis genome contains the following:
- a CDS encoding SusC/RagA family TonB-linked outer membrane protein: MINFTKTVICLFTCIGMFVSGATAQGDATTIVKGKVTDKKTKEILIGVSVMEVDGEGRIIKGTTSDIEGNYILKVTNLKNRISASFIGYKTIVANISGKTLINIPLESGSTDLNEFTITAKSTASNGMSRFDERKTTTAIARINAAEMEEMSSTSIDQALQGRLSGVDITATSGDPGAAMNIRIRGISSISGSGNPLIVVDGMPIQTEIPSDFNFGSADEQGYAQLLNISPADIKEITALKDASATAIWGSRAANGVLVITTKRGGKGAPAITYTAKTTASIMPKAIPLLNGDQYSTLIPEAFINRNGSALNTTNVREFNYDPNDPYWYNNYSNNTNWVEEVTRTGIMHDHNLSMTGGGDKARYFASVGYNNQTGTSIGTGLKRISSRINLDYFISSRIKIFTSIAYTHSDQDRNYMSSKEGAIRAVAYTKMPNMSVFEYDEQGNITPTYFSPAFNVQGQYSRIYNPVAMAKEAKYSVLGERVIPRFQIDYSIVPDVLRAMFDVQFDINNTKNKSFLPQIATGRPNTETVVNRAYDGDIDVFGVNTKLTLEYLPRLKNQKHVVGALFIVNTEDVKAVNQEIITSNTASSLLQDPSIPSRTQNQELMVYSGISQTRNIGATLSAKYEYNDKYFVEALLRGDGSSRFGPNYRYGLFPSVGVRWRVSGEKFFSRFKNMEDLSFRASYGQSGDAPDRDYTFFNRYNTYSWSYQGQSGVYPATMGLSNLRWQTNHGTNIGFNVSFFSGRLRADGNIYRNRTKDMFLKDLRLGTHTGYGSTSMNIGTLDNQGWEFALFTMPLKKKDFTLQFDLNIAANENIIREISEFYPSSKGDVTILGQYMALLQVNNPFGSFYGYRYKGVYKDKEATIAKGSNGKPITNPNGQNVYMRFNYPSIDYTFQPGDAIYEDINNDGNINYMDVVYLGNSNPKLMGGFGPKFTWKGKIQISAYFNFRLGYDIVNGAKMNTSNMYYFDNQSTATLRRWRKEGDVTDIPRAVIGGGYNWLGSDRYVEDASFLRFRTITARYIVDQKTLKKLKMKKLDFYVTAEGLYTFTKYTGQDPEVTAIGSDPFRVAFDYSMTPPSRAFTLGIVAGF, translated from the coding sequence ATGATAAATTTTACGAAAACAGTTATTTGCCTTTTTACCTGTATAGGCATGTTTGTTTCCGGCGCAACTGCGCAGGGAGATGCTACTACGATCGTGAAGGGAAAGGTGACGGACAAGAAAACAAAAGAGATCCTGATCGGGGTATCGGTGATGGAGGTCGATGGAGAAGGCAGGATCATTAAAGGGACCACTTCAGACATTGAGGGGAATTACATCCTTAAGGTCACCAACCTGAAGAACAGGATCAGCGCTTCCTTCATCGGGTATAAAACAATTGTGGCCAATATCAGCGGAAAAACGCTGATCAATATTCCTTTGGAAAGCGGTTCTACGGACCTCAATGAATTTACCATAACAGCCAAGAGCACTGCCAGTAATGGTATGTCCCGCTTCGATGAAAGAAAGACCACTACGGCCATTGCACGTATCAATGCAGCGGAAATGGAGGAGATGTCGTCCACCAGTATCGATCAGGCTTTACAGGGCAGGCTGAGTGGCGTGGATATTACTGCTACCAGCGGAGATCCCGGCGCGGCCATGAATATCCGCATTCGCGGTATTTCTTCCATCAGCGGCAGTGGTAATCCTTTGATAGTGGTAGATGGTATGCCCATACAAACAGAGATCCCCAGTGATTTTAATTTTGGTTCTGCGGATGAACAGGGCTATGCGCAACTGCTGAATATCTCACCGGCAGATATCAAAGAGATCACGGCGTTGAAAGATGCCTCCGCTACTGCCATCTGGGGTTCCAGGGCTGCAAACGGGGTATTGGTGATCACCACCAAAAGAGGGGGTAAAGGTGCACCGGCTATTACTTACACGGCTAAAACCACAGCATCCATTATGCCTAAAGCCATTCCGCTGCTGAATGGTGATCAGTATTCCACGCTGATCCCGGAAGCTTTCATCAACCGAAATGGTTCTGCTTTGAATACCACCAACGTCAGGGAATTCAATTATGATCCCAATGATCCCTACTGGTACAATAACTATAGTAATAACACCAACTGGGTGGAAGAAGTGACACGGACGGGTATTATGCATGATCATAATTTAAGTATGACGGGTGGAGGTGATAAGGCGCGTTATTTTGCTTCCGTAGGATATAATAATCAAACCGGCACTTCCATCGGCACAGGACTGAAACGGATCAGCAGCCGCATCAACCTGGACTACTTCATTTCCAGCCGTATCAAGATCTTCACCAGTATTGCCTATACACACTCCGATCAGGACCGTAATTACATGAGTTCAAAAGAGGGGGCTATCCGTGCAGTGGCTTATACGAAGATGCCGAACATGAGTGTGTTTGAATATGATGAACAAGGCAATATTACCCCTACTTATTTTTCTCCTGCTTTCAATGTGCAGGGGCAATATTCCCGTATCTATAACCCGGTGGCGATGGCTAAGGAAGCAAAGTATTCCGTGCTGGGAGAAAGAGTGATCCCCCGTTTTCAGATAGATTACAGCATTGTGCCGGACGTATTGCGGGCCATGTTTGATGTACAGTTTGATATCAATAATACCAAAAACAAAAGTTTTCTGCCGCAGATCGCTACGGGGCGTCCGAATACAGAAACAGTAGTGAACAGGGCCTATGACGGGGACATTGATGTATTTGGTGTGAATACAAAACTTACACTGGAATATTTACCCCGCTTAAAGAACCAAAAGCATGTGGTGGGTGCTTTATTCATTGTGAATACGGAGGATGTGAAAGCGGTGAACCAGGAGATCATCACCTCCAATACAGCATCTTCTCTTTTACAGGACCCCTCTATTCCTTCCCGTACGCAGAACCAGGAACTGATGGTGTACTCCGGTATTTCACAAACACGGAATATTGGCGCCACCTTATCTGCGAAGTATGAATACAACGATAAATATTTTGTGGAGGCATTACTTCGCGGCGATGGCAGCTCACGTTTCGGGCCTAATTACCGTTATGGACTGTTCCCCTCTGTAGGGGTGAGATGGCGGGTGTCCGGTGAAAAATTCTTCAGCAGGTTCAAGAACATGGAGGACCTGAGTTTCCGTGCCAGTTATGGACAAAGCGGGGATGCTCCGGACAGGGACTATACTTTCTTCAACCGTTATAATACTTATAGCTGGAGTTACCAGGGGCAGAGTGGTGTATACCCTGCCACAATGGGCTTAAGCAATCTGCGCTGGCAAACCAACCATGGAACTAATATTGGTTTTAACGTATCCTTTTTTAGCGGCCGCCTTCGTGCAGATGGTAATATTTACAGGAACCGCACCAAGGATATGTTCCTGAAGGACCTGCGGTTAGGCACGCATACCGGTTATGGCAGTACTTCTATGAACATCGGCACATTGGATAACCAGGGCTGGGAGTTCGCGCTTTTTACCATGCCTTTGAAAAAGAAAGACTTTACTCTGCAGTTTGACCTGAACATTGCGGCGAATGAGAACATCATCCGCGAGATCTCTGAATTCTATCCCAGCTCAAAAGGAGATGTGACCATATTAGGGCAGTACATGGCTTTGCTACAGGTGAATAATCCTTTCGGTTCCTTCTATGGCTACAGGTATAAAGGGGTGTACAAAGATAAGGAAGCTACGATCGCAAAAGGAAGTAATGGCAAACCCATCACCAATCCTAACGGGCAGAACGTTTACATGCGCTTTAACTACCCTTCCATTGATTATACGTTCCAGCCGGGAGATGCTATTTATGAAGACATCAACAACGATGGGAATATCAACTACATGGACGTAGTATACCTGGGCAACAGCAACCCTAAGCTCATGGGCGGGTTCGGGCCTAAGTTCACCTGGAAGGGAAAAATACAGATCTCCGCTTATTTCAACTTCCGCCTGGGTTATGATATCGTGAACGGCGCCAAGATGAACACCAGCAATATGTACTACTTCGATAACCAAAGCACCGCAACACTCCGCCGCTGGCGTAAAGAAGGAGATGTAACAGATATACCGAGAGCAGTGATAGGAGGTGGTTACAACTGGCTGGGCAGCGACCGGTATGTGGAGGATGCTTCTTTCCTGCGCTTCCGTACTATTACGGCCCGTTACATCGTAGATCAGAAAACATTGAAAAAGCTGAAAATGAAAAAGCTGGATTTCTATGTTACTGCGGAAGGCCTGTACACTTTCACTAAATACACGGGGCAGGACCCGGAAGTAACCGCCATTGGTTCTGATCCATTCAGGGTTGCATTTGATTACAGCATGACACCTCCTTCCCGGGCTTTTACCTTAGGCATCGTAGCAGGATTCTAA
- a CDS encoding fasciclin domain-containing protein gives MKILLSRSIVLACIVLTFSCKKKAWDEYYGRPDNLEPPIYQVLESKGNFKTLLAAIDKAGYKRSLGAAGYWTLFAPHDSAFSVYFRDKGISGIEQLDSLACQKIITYCLVYNAFKRERIGDYQSAVGWVPNIAFKRRTANYTGVYDGQDGNGNPIKVVGSNRNSATLPYVDGDNNNKYIPYFVNNFMAAKSLSAADYNYFYPNTVYTGFNVVDAVVTQADIPAENGVVHVINKVITTLPGLDEYISSNPQYSEFKKLFDKFLVAYVVNQVVTKKYQTVTGRNEQVYTKVYPTLIAFSPNNENYFKQQDNDAQADGYSMFVPTNTALLEYVNRVLLEHYTSLEQMPVNIIYDFINAHLWSSTVWPSKFASTFNVLGEEARFDPQADVVDRKILSNGIFYGTNKVQEANVFSSVFGKAYLDPKFSMMTSLLNQELKFQVSNIKQKYSIFMISNDVLNASGYFVDPTVDINPNNQWRYTPPGGGTQLVGPNAVGRLMRVLQLHIIPQVDVKDISGTGVVLSYGGEYVRFENNTVFAAGNLDAGNVGVGTGSKTAKNGTVQYIDRVMEFSTAIVGKHVEKLGTPTTSDFNYFWQYLRNSSIYTISSGEIANVAGGTFYTFLIPDKNAILAAVNAGLLPGTGVAPNKLPLFNPTLATDKELVNKFIYSHILNKRSVATDGSDGGAVETLYRDSQGDPGSVFVDNSVINAMKLRDVENRTADVIYAKSNFLSNRCVIHLINNYLKYKE, from the coding sequence ATGAAAATCTTGCTTTCACGATCCATAGTGCTTGCCTGTATCGTTTTGACCTTCAGCTGTAAGAAAAAAGCCTGGGATGAATATTATGGCCGTCCGGATAACCTGGAGCCACCTATTTACCAGGTGCTGGAAAGTAAAGGGAATTTTAAGACCCTGCTGGCCGCTATTGATAAAGCCGGGTATAAAAGATCTCTTGGCGCTGCGGGCTACTGGACGCTTTTTGCGCCGCACGATTCTGCTTTTTCCGTATACTTCAGGGATAAGGGCATCAGCGGGATAGAGCAGCTGGACAGCCTGGCCTGCCAGAAGATTATTACTTATTGCCTGGTGTATAATGCTTTCAAAAGAGAACGCATAGGAGATTACCAAAGCGCTGTGGGATGGGTACCTAATATTGCTTTCAAACGGCGTACCGCCAATTACACCGGGGTGTACGATGGGCAGGATGGAAATGGTAATCCTATCAAAGTGGTGGGCAGTAACCGCAACAGTGCCACTCTACCTTATGTGGACGGTGATAATAACAATAAGTACATCCCTTACTTCGTGAATAATTTTATGGCAGCCAAAAGTCTTTCTGCGGCCGATTATAATTACTTCTACCCCAATACGGTGTATACAGGTTTTAATGTGGTGGATGCTGTGGTTACACAGGCAGATATTCCTGCAGAGAACGGGGTGGTGCATGTGATCAATAAGGTGATCACTACTTTACCCGGGCTGGATGAATACATTTCTTCCAATCCCCAATACAGTGAATTCAAAAAACTGTTCGATAAGTTCCTGGTAGCCTATGTGGTGAACCAGGTGGTAACAAAGAAATACCAGACGGTTACAGGCAGGAATGAACAGGTGTATACCAAAGTATATCCTACGCTGATAGCCTTCTCCCCCAATAACGAAAATTACTTTAAGCAGCAGGATAATGATGCACAGGCAGATGGTTACAGCATGTTTGTTCCTACCAATACGGCATTGCTGGAATATGTGAACAGGGTATTGCTGGAACATTATACCAGTCTTGAACAGATGCCGGTGAACATCATTTATGACTTTATCAATGCACATCTCTGGAGTTCTACGGTATGGCCCAGCAAGTTTGCCAGTACTTTCAATGTGCTGGGAGAAGAAGCCCGTTTTGATCCGCAGGCAGATGTGGTAGACAGGAAGATCCTGAGCAATGGCATCTTTTATGGTACCAATAAAGTGCAGGAAGCAAATGTGTTCAGCAGTGTGTTCGGTAAAGCCTATTTAGATCCGAAGTTTTCGATGATGACGAGCCTGCTGAACCAGGAGTTAAAGTTCCAGGTATCCAATATCAAACAGAAGTATTCCATTTTCATGATCAGTAATGATGTGCTGAATGCGTCCGGTTATTTTGTGGACCCTACGGTAGACATCAATCCCAATAACCAATGGCGTTATACGCCACCCGGAGGAGGGACACAACTGGTTGGGCCTAATGCGGTGGGGCGTTTGATGCGGGTACTGCAATTACACATTATTCCGCAGGTGGATGTAAAAGATATTTCCGGTACCGGAGTAGTACTCAGCTATGGCGGAGAGTATGTAAGGTTTGAGAACAATACGGTGTTTGCTGCAGGTAACCTGGATGCTGGGAATGTGGGTGTAGGCACGGGTAGTAAAACAGCTAAGAATGGTACCGTGCAATATATAGACCGGGTGATGGAATTCAGCACGGCGATAGTTGGCAAACATGTGGAAAAGCTGGGCACGCCCACTACTTCAGACTTTAATTATTTCTGGCAATACCTTCGGAACTCCTCTATCTATACTATCAGCAGTGGTGAAATAGCCAATGTAGCCGGCGGTACTTTTTATACTTTCCTGATCCCTGATAAGAATGCGATCCTCGCAGCGGTGAATGCAGGTTTACTGCCTGGCACCGGTGTGGCTCCCAATAAATTACCGCTCTTCAATCCCACTCTGGCAACAGATAAAGAACTCGTGAACAAGTTCATTTATAGCCATATTCTGAATAAAAGATCAGTGGCAACGGATGGCTCAGACGGCGGAGCTGTGGAAACCCTTTACCGCGATAGCCAGGGTGACCCCGGATCTGTGTTCGTGGACAACAGTGTGATCAATGCCATGAAATTGAGGGATGTGGAAAACAGAACGGCAGATGTGATCTATGCCAAAAGCAACTTCCTGAGCAACCGCTGCGTGATCCATCTCATCAACAATTATTTGAAATACAAAGAATAA
- a CDS encoding RagB/SusD family nutrient uptake outer membrane protein yields MKHIITYTLLLALCLGLASCNKWLDLKPQDGIVRENFWKTKEQVEAAVVGIYASMLGSHSNTNDLPLTEYFFIWGEARTDMVTPSFRTFADEFDIININIQPTNRFSSWRSVYQTINYCNTVLELAPDVLNQDNTFKQEQLDRSIGEALVIRSLMYFYLVRVFRDVPLKLNATISDENITALPKTGGDSILNQLVADLKKAAPLLPLTYGNIDKDKGRATRYTVNALLADVYLWMEKYTECAAECDKVINSGNFGLIGGDLSLFNEVYFKGNSAESIFELQFDAQKINSFHNLHFLNTRRWSAAPQIMEEVFGVDVVNAVPFKDKRGEFTSLRPSDQTIWKYIGANETGTSLRAPDQSYAHWIFYRYADILLMKAEAINQLDQPLEASRLVKTIRQRAEAFDFGAPMDSTSKESMEAYIIDERQREFAFEGKRWFDVLRNSKRNNYRNLSYMITMTAVSIPAERQQAAFTKLRDPNSHYMPIALYELQSNKLLVQNPFYK; encoded by the coding sequence ATGAAACACATTATTACATATACCTTATTGCTGGCATTGTGCCTTGGCCTGGCTTCCTGCAATAAGTGGCTGGACCTTAAACCGCAGGACGGCATTGTGCGGGAGAATTTCTGGAAAACCAAAGAACAGGTAGAAGCTGCCGTAGTAGGTATTTATGCTTCCATGCTGGGCAGCCACAGTAACACTAATGATCTGCCACTGACGGAATATTTCTTTATATGGGGAGAAGCCAGAACAGATATGGTGACGCCCAGCTTCAGAACTTTTGCAGATGAGTTCGATATCATTAACATCAATATTCAGCCCACTAACCGGTTTAGCAGCTGGCGCAGCGTTTACCAGACTATCAATTATTGCAATACCGTGCTGGAGCTGGCGCCGGATGTTTTGAACCAGGATAATACCTTTAAACAGGAACAGCTGGACAGGTCCATCGGAGAAGCACTGGTTATCCGTTCCCTGATGTATTTCTATCTCGTAAGGGTTTTCAGGGATGTGCCGCTGAAATTAAACGCTACCATCAGTGATGAAAATATTACCGCGCTGCCCAAAACCGGCGGGGATTCTATTCTGAATCAGCTGGTGGCAGATCTGAAAAAGGCAGCGCCCTTGCTGCCGCTTACTTACGGAAACATAGATAAGGATAAGGGACGGGCTACCCGCTATACTGTGAATGCTTTGCTGGCAGATGTGTATCTCTGGATGGAGAAATACACGGAATGCGCTGCGGAATGCGATAAAGTGATTAATTCCGGCAACTTTGGCCTGATAGGAGGCGATCTTTCTCTCTTCAATGAAGTATACTTCAAGGGCAATTCTGCTGAGAGCATTTTTGAATTACAGTTTGATGCACAGAAGATCAATTCCTTCCATAACCTGCATTTTCTCAATACCCGGCGTTGGAGTGCCGCACCGCAGATCATGGAAGAAGTGTTTGGTGTGGATGTGGTGAATGCTGTTCCCTTCAAAGATAAAAGGGGGGAATTCACTTCCCTTCGCCCTTCTGATCAAACCATCTGGAAATACATTGGTGCAAATGAAACCGGCACTTCGCTTCGCGCACCGGACCAATCTTATGCGCATTGGATCTTTTACCGGTATGCGGATATACTGCTCATGAAAGCAGAAGCCATCAATCAGCTGGACCAGCCACTGGAAGCTTCCCGTTTGGTGAAAACCATCCGCCAGCGTGCGGAAGCATTTGATTTTGGCGCGCCGATGGACTCCACCAGCAAAGAAAGCATGGAAGCATATATCATCGATGAGCGGCAGCGGGAATTTGCTTTTGAAGGAAAGCGCTGGTTTGATGTGTTACGCAATTCGAAAAGGAATAATTACAGAAACCTTAGTTATATGATCACGATGACGGCGGTGAGCATTCCGGCAGAGCGGCAACAGGCTGCTTTTACCAAACTCAGGGACCCTAACAGCCATTATATGCCTATTGCCTTGTATGAGCTGCAATCGAACAAGCTCCTGGTACAAAATCCATTTTATAAATAA
- a CDS encoding rhamnogalacturonan acetylesterase: MMLLYPLLALLTFAQPPASYKFDFGTGPAAKGYTAVSPSMVYNAQTGFGWEPNAVVTGVKRAGKDELKNDFVEGTTPFSFSVNLPEGNYNVKVILGDAEGTSSSVIRAECRRWMVEKAETKKGRFFDVYFTIHVKDTLIRNDKNEVVDRVRIKERERGYLHWDNRLTIEFNGAHPKVCGVEITPNTSATSIFLAGNSTVVDQDREPWAAWGQMIPRFFVPDKVVVANYAESGEALYSFIGSKRLQKVLSMMKRGDYLFIEFGHNDQKQKGGGAFTTYKKNLEFFISEARKKGGIPVLVTSMHRRSFDSSGHIINTLLDYPAAVRATAKEQQVALIDLNEMSKTLYEAWGVENSLKAFVHYPANSFPNQPEALKDNTHFSTYGASQIAKCILKGIQDAKLDIAQYITKDFLHFDPAQPDLFEKWYWPLSTANASGKPDGN, from the coding sequence ATGATGTTATTGTACCCGCTGCTGGCTTTGCTCACTTTCGCACAGCCTCCTGCCAGCTATAAGTTCGACTTTGGTACCGGCCCTGCCGCCAAAGGTTATACCGCTGTATCCCCTTCCATGGTATACAATGCACAAACCGGTTTCGGCTGGGAACCCAATGCCGTTGTTACCGGCGTAAAGAGAGCCGGGAAGGATGAACTGAAGAACGATTTTGTGGAAGGCACTACCCCTTTCTCTTTTTCTGTAAACCTGCCGGAAGGTAATTATAATGTGAAAGTGATCCTTGGAGATGCGGAAGGTACTTCTTCCTCCGTGATCCGTGCAGAATGCAGAAGGTGGATGGTAGAAAAAGCGGAGACAAAAAAAGGGCGCTTTTTTGACGTGTATTTTACTATACATGTCAAAGATACACTTATTAGAAATGATAAAAATGAAGTAGTTGACAGGGTGCGGATCAAAGAAAGGGAACGCGGTTATTTACATTGGGATAACCGGTTAACGATAGAATTCAATGGAGCGCATCCCAAGGTCTGTGGCGTAGAGATCACCCCCAATACCAGTGCTACCAGTATTTTCCTGGCAGGCAATTCCACTGTGGTGGATCAGGACAGAGAGCCATGGGCCGCATGGGGCCAGATGATCCCCCGGTTTTTTGTGCCGGATAAAGTGGTGGTAGCCAACTACGCCGAGAGTGGAGAAGCGCTGTATTCCTTCATAGGTTCAAAGCGGCTGCAAAAGGTGCTGAGTATGATGAAACGGGGTGATTACCTGTTCATTGAGTTTGGCCATAATGATCAGAAACAGAAAGGTGGTGGGGCCTTTACTACTTATAAAAAGAACCTGGAATTCTTTATCAGTGAGGCGCGCAAGAAAGGCGGCATTCCTGTATTAGTTACTTCCATGCACCGCCGCAGCTTTGATTCCAGCGGCCATATCATCAATACTTTATTGGATTATCCTGCGGCAGTGCGTGCTACTGCAAAGGAACAGCAGGTTGCATTGATAGACCTGAACGAGATGAGTAAAACCCTCTATGAAGCCTGGGGTGTGGAAAACTCCCTGAAAGCATTTGTACACTATCCCGCCAATTCCTTTCCCAATCAGCCTGAAGCGCTGAAAGACAATACCCACTTCAGTACCTATGGTGCTTCACAGATCGCTAAATGTATATTGAAAGGTATACAGGATGCAAAACTGGATATCGCACAGTACATCACGAAAGATTTTCTCCACTTTGATCCTGCTCAGCCGGACCTTTTTGAGAAATGGTACTGGCCTTTGAGCACTGCCAACGCGTCAGGTAAACCGGATGGTAATTAG